One stretch of Punica granatum isolate Tunisia-2019 chromosome 5, ASM765513v2, whole genome shotgun sequence DNA includes these proteins:
- the LOC116207166 gene encoding tyrosine/DOPA decarboxylase 1-like: protein MGSLKSEEALESNCTNPLDPDEFRRQGHMIIDFLADYYKTIEDHPVCSQVEPGHLSDALPSSPPYMPEPLETIVDDIRKHIVPGLTHWQSPNFFGYYQSNASTAGILGEILCSGFGVVGFSWVSSPAATELESLVMEWLGEMLKLPRPFLFSGGGGGVIHGNTCEAIICTLAAARDKVLREIGEENITKLVVYCSDQTHCSFKKAAQVVGINAQNIRAINTTKVTEFGMCPSSLKQAIARDIKEGLVPLYLCATIGTTATSAVDPVKELCRVAEEHNVWVHVDAAYAGAACICPEYRGLIDGVELANSFSFNAHKWLLTGLDCCCLWVKDSAALRQALSSQAECLRNKPAESKKVIDYKDWQISLSRRFRALKLWLVLRSHGVANLRKYILSHVRLAKLFEELVGEDDRFEVVCKRNFALVCFRISPSALGKQVLSTGYLSGDASIDNDNIKDGHTVEEPVTTTANINDVNKRLLEEINGTGRVFMTHAVVGGVYAIRFAVGATLVQERHVRFAWKLVQGHADAILRDRP from the coding sequence ATGGGTAGCTTGAAATCTGAGGAGGCACTTGAGAGCAACTGCACGAACCCACTCGACCCAGACGAGTTCAGGCGCCAAGGCCACATGATCATTGACTTCCTTGCTGATTACTACAAGACCATCGAGGACCATCCGGTATGTAGTCAGGTCGAACCAGGCCACCTCTCGGATGCCCTACCTAGTTCCCCCCCATACATGCCCGAGCCACTTGAGACAATTGTCGACGATATTCGCAAGCACATTGTTCCCGGATTGACTCACTGGCAGAGCCCGAACTTCTTCGGCTACTACCAGAGTAATGCCAGCACCGCGGGCATTTTGGGGGAGATACTGTGCAGCGGTTTCGGCGTGGTCGGCTTCAGCTGGGTCTCGTCCCCAGCAGCCACCGAGCTCGAGAGCCTCGTGATGGAGTGGCTCGGGGAAATGCTGAAACTCCCAAGGCCGTTCTTGTTCTCCGGAGGCGGTGGAGGTGTCATTCATGGAAACACCTGCGAGGCCATCATTTGCACCCTAGCCGCGGCTCGAGACAAAGTGCTGCGAGAGATTGGGGAGGAAAACATCACCAAGTTGGTTGTTTATTGTTCGGACCAAACGCATTGCTCCTTCAAAAAGGCTGCGCAAGTTGTGGGCATAAACGCACAAAATATTAGAGCGATCAACACAACCAAGGTGACGGAGTTCGGGATGTGCCCGAGCTCTTTGAAGCAGGCTATTGCGAGGGATATTAAAGAGGGGCTTGTGCCGCTGTACCTTTGTGCAACCATCGGGACAACCGCGACCTCTGCCGTCGACCCGGTCAAGGAGCTGTGCAGGGTTGCAGAGGAGCACAATGTGTGGGTCCACGTTGATGCTGCATACGCCGGTGCAGCGTGCATATGCCCAGAGTACAGGGGTCTAATCGATGGGGTTGAGTTGGCGAACTCGTTTAGCTTCAATGCCCACAAGTGGCTCCTCACTGGGCTAGACTGCTGCTGCCTCTGGGTCAAAGACTCAGCTGCCCTCAGGCAGGCCCTGTCATCTCAGGCTGAGTGCCTCAGAAACAAGCCCGCCGAGTCGAAGAAGGTCATCGACTACAAAGACTGGCAGATTTCCCTTAGCAGGAGGTTCAGGGCTCTCAAGCTGTGGCTCGTCCTGCGGAGCCACGGCGTGGCCAACCTCAGGAAATACATCCTGAGCCATGTGAGGCTTGCAAAGCTCTTCGAGGAGCTAGTGGGGGAGGATGACCGCTTTGAGGTCGTGTGCAAGAGGAACTTCGCTCTAGTCTGCTTCCGAATCTCACCATCTGCACTCGGCAAGCAAGTACTGTCGACCGGGTACTTATCTGGTGATGCCTCCATTGATAATGATAATATTAAAGATGGGCACACAGTCGAAGAACCAGTAACTACTACTGCTAATATAAACGATGTGAATAAGAGGTTGCTCGAAGAGATCAATGGGACGGGTCGGGTTTTCATGACGCATGCAGTGGTAGGTGGGGTGTACGCGATAAGGTTCGCGGTAGGCGCGACCCTCGTCCAGGAGAGGCACGTGCGCTTCGCTTGGAAGCTCGTACAAGGCCATGCAGATGCTATATTAAGGGATCGTCCTTGA